TAAAATGGCACACCTGTAATATGAAAATGAAGTTTAGACGCCCAAAAGGTTGGGTCATATTCTGAAAGTGTATCACAATAAGCTTCTTTTTGAGCTTCTACCATGATATGATTTAATCGTTCAGTAGAAACTACTCCTCGCTTACGTTCTTCATAAAACCGTGTTTCAAATAAAAAGCGAGCGTGAATATTCATAAAAAACGCCACACTACGTTGAATTTTATCCTCCAGTAAGGCTTGCTTATCTTCTAGGGAAGATGCCTGTTGCAAGGATGCTTCCGCTACAATCATTTCTGCAAAAGTAGAGGCAGTTTCTGCCACATTCATCGCGTATCTTTGATTTAAGCCATTCACATCATTCATCACATATTGATGGTACGCATGCCCTAATTCATGTGCTAACGTAGCGATATTACTAGCAGTTCCGGAATACGTCATAAAAATACGTGTTTGCTCACTATATGGAAAACTTGTGCAAAAACCACCAGGGCGTTTACCTGGGCGATCTTCTGCTTCAATCCAGCGCTTTTCAAAAGCCATTTCCGCAAAATCGGCCATTTGGGGACTGAATTTACGGAATTGTTCTACAATAAAATGAGCTCCTTCGTTATATGTATATGTTTGAACCGTTTTGCTAACTGGAGCTGTCACATCATAAATTCCTAACTTGTCCACACCGAGAAGCTCGGCCTTTTTATTTAAATAACGAACGAAATGATCCTTGTGCTCGGTAATCGTCGACCACATCGCCTGTAATGTTTCCTGTTTCATTCGATTGATCATTAATGGTTCCATGAGCACATCATTCCAACCTCTATGCTTATACATCTCTAAACGAAAACCAGCTAAATGATTCAACGTTTGACTAAATAGCTCGGCCTGCGACTTCCATGCCTCAGAAAGCTTGGTGAATACGTGTTTGCGAAAATTACGTTCAGGATGTGTGAGTTTATTCGTTGCTTGACCTATGGAATAATGATGAACGCCGTTTTCTTCTTCTAATGCAACCTCCATTTTACCTACAATAACATCATACATTTGCCCCCACGCATGGTATCCATCCTTGGCTAAATCATTTATGATTGCCTCCTGCTCGACAGGCAACATTTTTTGTGCCTGTTCACGATATTCCTGTAGGACAAATTTAATCTCTTGTAATGATGCATATCTTTCAAAAATATTCCAGTCTGATTCTGTTATTTCCCCTAGCTTTTGCTTTAACTTTGATTGTATCCCACTAAATTTCGCATTCAATTGGGACCGCTCACCTAATAAAGATTGCACATGCTTGTCATTTGTATCTTGCGCATGTAAACAACTAATAAACGCAAAAGCTTCTCTCATCATCTTCATCGTCCGTTCCAATTGCTCACATACATGTAAGAGTGCTTCCATATTTTCTGTTGTAGCTTTGGTATCAAACTGAAGAACATTAGAATCAAGTTTATTCATTTCGTGCTCTACCGTTTGCAAATATGTGCGAAACTCCGTAGATTTACTTCCCCCAGGGAAAATAACTTCTAAATCCCACGTTTGTTTGTGGTTTAATTGTTCCAATATAAACCCTCCTATTGTTAGAAATTTCACTACATATGTAAGTATACCAAACATTGCCTTGATTTTTTACAAAATGAAGCTCAATCAGTATGATTTTCTTTCAGTCCACTGCTTACTGGCGTTGAATCAACCACTTTAGCTTTATCCTGCTCAGTTTCACTTCACCGTACACAAGATTGGGGCTTACCTCCAGTTACAAAGTGAAACTTTGCCTTACAGCTAATGCAGAATAAATTGGCACCTAAATAATTACTTGACAACATAGACTTTCTATTTTACACTAAGTTACATAAAGTAATAATAAGTGATTAATTATCATGGAGGGAATGTACATGACAAAAACGGTTTGGAATGTAGACACAATTCACAGTGAAATTGGATTTTCAATCAAGCATATGATGATTTCAAAAGCCAAAGGAAGATTTAATTCATTTAATGGTAAAATCGAAGCTGATTTGGATCAATTTACGGATGCAAATATCCAATTTACCATTGATGTAAACAGTATTGATACACGTAATAAAGACCGTGATGATCACTTACGTTCAGCAGATTTTTTCAATGTGGAAAATTATCCAACAGCAACTTTTACCTCCACAGATATTCAGAAAAAATCTGACAACCAATATGAAGTGATTGGTGATTTAACGCTTCGTGGGACTACCAAAACAGTGACCCTTGACGTAATTGTTGCAGGTCAAAGTAAAGATCCAATGAGCGGAAATATGGTTGCTGGTTTTAGCGGAGAAACTACTATTAGCCGTAAAGATTTCGGTCTGACATGGAATACAGCTATTGAAACAGGCGGCGTTCTGCTTGGGGACGACGTAAAAATTAGTTTCGAAATTGAAGCACATAAACAAGCTTAGTTTATCTAAATCATTGAGGCTGGGACATATCTAAAGCGGCTGTTTAAAAAAAACGAACAATAAATCGCCAATTGTGTATACGCAAGTTTTAGCGTAGTCAAAATAGGTAGACTCCTGCGGGATCAGCGCGAGCTGAAGATCCCACAGGAAAGCGGTTTTTGCTTTCCGAGGAAGCTGAAGAGACCTGTGGAAAGCGAAGTATTTTGACATAGCGTTTGATAAAAATTTTTTAATGGAACAAAGGCGCAAGCGCCCGTTTAGCAACGTAGCGAATGGAACGAATCAACTAAAGATTTAGGAATCATGCCACTAAAAACAGGGGTATGCCAACGCCTGAGCGGCAAGCCCGTTTTTAGTCGGCCTTCCCCTAGCGACGAACCGATGAGGCCTTATCGTAGGGCGCATTTCTAAAGTCGCCTAGTTGCTGGGCGCTTGCGCCGGACGTGGCTTCGGTTATTTCGTTATCTCCAAGCACCTAATTTTATACTTTCTTATACTATTAGAAAAACTTGGCTTGGCCCCAAGTCTTATGGCGGAAGCCTTTGTTTTTCTTATACTATAAACCAAAAAATCTTATACTTTCCTATAGTGCAAATAGGCTGAACAATTATAAATGGATTGTTCGGCTTTTGCTATATAGTATTTGCTTATGTCCCACCCTCATGTTTACTTTTGTATATCTTTCTCAAAATGTTCTACGATGTCTGATGAAAAAACACGGACAACCAATTGTCCATTCTTGGCATGCGCACGTAGTAAAAGCGGTTGATTATACCTATTTTTAAAACTAAAGTCTGGTCCCCACCAACTGACTGTTGCATCTTTTCCTGGCGGTACATACGGTACATGCTTGCTATGTGCATATCTTTCTACAATTTCGATTCCCTTTAAATTAACAGCATTAAATAAAGTCGACGAGACTTGGCAAATACCTCCGCCAATATCCTCAGCCAGCTCTCCTTTTACAATAACAGGCGCCCGCTTATATCCCTTTTTCTCTGTTCTCTCCCCAACTACTTTATTAAATGAAAATAACTCACCAGGAAATATAACATGACTATCAATTGCTTGCGCGGCAAGCTCAATATTTGTTGTTCTCTCCTCATTGTTTTTTTTAAAATGAGTGACGTAACTACCTAATTGCTTTTGACTAATTTCTGTTAATAAACCTTTATCCACGCGAGGATATACAGGCTTCACCGGAACTTTAAACTCTTGGATGTTTGGATTATAAAATGCTTCTCGGAAATCAATTTGAAACTGATCCGCATCAATCGTAACTCCTGGTTTTCCAGGGGTGATTTTCCCTACACGGTCTATTTTTGCATTTATAGGGTCTTGGTAAACCTTTTGTTTTAATTGTCCAATTAGCGTCTGCAATTTAGAGTTATTAATAAACAGCTTGTCGATGTTGTCTAAAGCATATTGATTTATTTCTACACGCTTTATCATAATCTCAGCCGGCATATCTTTACTTGCTGAAATACTATGGATTGGTAACAATATAAATCCTAACAAGCCCAAACAAATGATGACTCGTTTCATGGCAACAACCTCCTGCAATTAGTATAAGTAAAATCAGCAAAGATCATTCAAGAAAGGAAAGAATCTTAGATAAATGGCAGGGTTTCATTGAGCGAGAACAAAGGCGCAAGGCGCCCGTTTAGTAACGTAGCGAATGGAACGAATCAACTAAAGATTTAGGAATCATGCCACTAAAAATAGGGGTATGCCGACGCCTGAGCGGCAAGCCCGTTTTTAGTCGGCCTTCCCCTTAGCGACGAACCGATGAGGCCTTATCGTAGGGCGCATTTCTAAAGTCGCATCGTTGCTGGGCGCTGAAGCCGGACGTGGCTATTCAGTTATCCCTTATCCCAAAGCAACAAATTTTATACTCCCTCTATATAATAACGTTTTCTCTTGTTTTCTTTGTTTTTCTTATACTATACACCAAAAAAATCTTATGCTTTCCTATAGTGTAAAAAAGACCACCTCACCTAATAGGATGAGATGGTCTGCTTGTAGTTACCTAAAGTCTCTGGTTTCTTCCATATAATCACTTAACAGTCGATACCCAATTAATGAAGCAATAACTAAGAAAATTCCACACAACGTTTTATTTTTCATATTCGTAAGCCTCCCTATAAATTTTAAATCATCTTAGGCTGTGAACATCTTAAAATGGACGAAATTTCCCTTTTTTA
This genomic interval from Virgibacillus pantothenticus contains the following:
- a CDS encoding M3 family oligoendopeptidase, with protein sequence MFGILTYVVKFLTIGGFILEQLNHKQTWDLEVIFPGGSKSTEFRTYLQTVEHEMNKLDSNVLQFDTKATTENMEALLHVCEQLERTMKMMREAFAFISCLHAQDTNDKHVQSLLGERSQLNAKFSGIQSKLKQKLGEITESDWNIFERYASLQEIKFVLQEYREQAQKMLPVEQEAIINDLAKDGYHAWGQMYDVIVGKMEVALEEENGVHHYSIGQATNKLTHPERNFRKHVFTKLSEAWKSQAELFSQTLNHLAGFRLEMYKHRGWNDVLMEPLMINRMKQETLQAMWSTITEHKDHFVRYLNKKAELLGVDKLGIYDVTAPVSKTVQTYTYNEGAHFIVEQFRKFSPQMADFAEMAFEKRWIEAEDRPGKRPGGFCTSFPYSEQTRIFMTYSGTASNIATLAHELGHAYHQYVMNDVNGLNQRYAMNVAETASTFAEMIVAEASLQQASSLEDKQALLEDKIQRSVAFFMNIHARFLFETRFYEERKRGVVSTERLNHIMVEAQKEAYCDTLSEYDPTFWASKLHFHITGVPFYNFPYTFGYLFSNGLYAKAKRGERSFEDAYISLLRDTGRMTVEELAMKHLGVDLSQTAFWEEAIQECIKDVNEYMALV
- a CDS encoding VanW family protein yields the protein MKRVIICLGLLGFILLPIHSISASKDMPAEIMIKRVEINQYALDNIDKLFINNSKLQTLIGQLKQKVYQDPINAKIDRVGKITPGKPGVTIDADQFQIDFREAFYNPNIQEFKVPVKPVYPRVDKGLLTEISQKQLGSYVTHFKKNNEERTTNIELAAQAIDSHVIFPGELFSFNKVVGERTEKKGYKRAPVIVKGELAEDIGGGICQVSSTLFNAVNLKGIEIVERYAHSKHVPYVPPGKDATVSWWGPDFSFKNRYNQPLLLRAHAKNGQLVVRVFSSDIVEHFEKDIQK
- a CDS encoding YceI family protein; protein product: MTKTVWNVDTIHSEIGFSIKHMMISKAKGRFNSFNGKIEADLDQFTDANIQFTIDVNSIDTRNKDRDDHLRSADFFNVENYPTATFTSTDIQKKSDNQYEVIGDLTLRGTTKTVTLDVIVAGQSKDPMSGNMVAGFSGETTISRKDFGLTWNTAIETGGVLLGDDVKISFEIEAHKQA